ATACTCCAATCATTTCAGGAGATGAAAATGAACCTGTAAAAACAATCATTAGAGAAAAGGCTACGAAAGAAAATGCTCCTTTCATAGATGCTACTCTTCTTCATACTGACCTGTCTTCTGATTTGAAAGGAAATTATCAACGAAAGAACATTCGGGTGGTTCTGGCCATTGTTGAAGAATTAAGAAAACTAGGGGTAAAGATTACCTCTCAAGATATAGAGAACGGCTTATTGAATGTGCATCAGAATACAGGGTTCATTGGTCGTTGGTTTGAATTCTCAAAAGATCCGCTCACTATTTGTGATACGGGACACAATCAGGCAGGTTTGGAATATGTTTTTTCACAATTAAATTCTATTGACAGGCACAAGCATGTTATTTTGGGGTTTGTAAATGATAAAAAAATAGATGAAGTGATGAATTTGCTTCCTGAAAATTCTGAGTTTTATTTTGCCAAACCATCCATCAACAGGGGAAGACATCCCGAAGATTATGAAAATTTACTTCAGGAGGCAAAAATTTTTTATAAAATTTTTAATTCTGTGCAGGAAGCATATCTATCTGCAAAAGAACGGTGTACAAATGAAGAAATGATTTTTATTGGCGGAAGTAACTTTGTTGTTGGAGATTTTTTAGAAAAAAATTTGGAGTGTAAAGAATAAGTTGTATATTTGCACCACTCTAAACGAGGAAACAATAACAAAGTCTAGAGGGTTCTTAGCTCAGTTGGTTCAGAGCATCTGGTTTACACCCAGAGGGTCGGGGGTTCGAATCCCTCAGGACCCACAGAAAAGGAAACGAAACCTTTCAAAAAAATTCGGGCTCTTAGCTCAGTTGGTTCAGAGCATCTGGTTTACACCCAGAGGGTCGGGGGTTCGAATCCCTCAGGGCCCACAAAAAACTCTCAGAAATCTGAGAGTTTTTTTATTTTACCTCTATAGAGGTTC
This Chryseobacterium sp. G0162 DNA region includes the following protein-coding sequences:
- a CDS encoding bifunctional folylpolyglutamate synthase/dihydrofolate synthase — translated: MTNEQYQEAIEWLFVQMPNYQVDGQQAYKPGLDNITKLCNYFGNPQEKIKCIHVGGTNGKGSSSNMLASVLQEAGYKVGLYNSPHLIDFTERIKVNGKNCSKEFVFDFIQKLKNIPEDIRPSFFEFTTIMAFEYFYQQQVDFAIIEVGLGGRLDSTNIINPMVSAITNVQLDHQNILGDTIEEIAREKAGIVKKNTPIISGDENEPVKTIIREKATKENAPFIDATLLHTDLSSDLKGNYQRKNIRVVLAIVEELRKLGVKITSQDIENGLLNVHQNTGFIGRWFEFSKDPLTICDTGHNQAGLEYVFSQLNSIDRHKHVILGFVNDKKIDEVMNLLPENSEFYFAKPSINRGRHPEDYENLLQEAKIFYKIFNSVQEAYLSAKERCTNEEMIFIGGSNFVVGDFLEKNLECKE